The following proteins are co-located in the Tenrec ecaudatus isolate mTenEca1 chromosome 11, mTenEca1.hap1, whole genome shotgun sequence genome:
- the TEX30 gene encoding testis-expressed protein 30 isoform X1, with protein sequence MSHTEVKLKIPFGNKLLDAVCLVPNENLTYGVILTHGASGDMNLPHLMSLASHLASHGFFCLRFTCKGLNIVHRIKAYKSVLNYLKTSEEYKLAGVFLGGRSMGSRAAASVMCHSEPDDADDFVRGLICISYPLHHPKQQHKLRDEDLFRIKDPVLFVSGSADEMCEKNLLEKVAQKMQAPHKIHWIEKANHSMAVKGRSTNDVFKEINTQILFWIQEITEMDKK encoded by the exons ATGAGTCATACAGAG GTTAAATTAAAAATACCCTTTGGAAATAAATTACTAGATGCTGTTTGTTTGGTACCTAACGAGAACTTAACATACGGAGTAATTCTGACACATGGAGCATCAGGCGATATGAATCTTCCTCATTTGATGTCACTGGCATCCCATCTTGCATCTCATGGATTTTTTTGCCTGAGATTTACCTGTAAAGGCCTTAATATTGTACATAGAATTAAGGCTTACAAATCAGTTTTG AATTATCTAAAGACTTCAGAAGAATACAAACTGGCAGGTGTTTTTCTTGGAG GTCGTTCAATGGGTTCAAGAGCAGCTGCTTCTGTGATGTGTCATAGCGAACCAGATGATGCTGATGATTTTGTTCGAGGTCTCATTTGTATTTCTTACCCACTGCACCATCCAAAGCAGCAGCATAAACTGAGAGATGAAGATCTCTTTCGGATAAAAGATCCGGTACTGTTTGTGTCAGGCTCAGCAGATGAAATGTGTGAAAAG AACTTGTTGGAGAAAGTGGCACAGAAAATGCAAGCTCCTCATAAAATCCACTGGATTGAGAAGGCCAATCATTCTATGGCAGTGAAAGGACGGTCAACAAATGATGTTTTCAAAGAAATAAATACACAGATTTTGTTTTGGATCCAAGAAATCACTGAAATGGACAAGAAATAA
- the TEX30 gene encoding testis-expressed protein 30 isoform X2: MSHTEVKLKIPFGNKLLDAVCLVPNENLTYGVILTHGASGDMNLPHLMSLASHLASHGFFCLRFTCKGLNIVHRIKAYKSVLNYLKTSEEYKLAGVFLGELVGESGTENASSS, encoded by the exons ATGAGTCATACAGAG GTTAAATTAAAAATACCCTTTGGAAATAAATTACTAGATGCTGTTTGTTTGGTACCTAACGAGAACTTAACATACGGAGTAATTCTGACACATGGAGCATCAGGCGATATGAATCTTCCTCATTTGATGTCACTGGCATCCCATCTTGCATCTCATGGATTTTTTTGCCTGAGATTTACCTGTAAAGGCCTTAATATTGTACATAGAATTAAGGCTTACAAATCAGTTTTG AATTATCTAAAGACTTCAGAAGAATACAAACTGGCAGGTGTTTTTCTTGGAG AACTTGTTGGAGAAAGTGGCACAGAAAATGCAAGCTCCTCATAA